The Thunnus albacares chromosome 21, fThuAlb1.1, whole genome shotgun sequence genome window below encodes:
- the LOC122972590 gene encoding delta-type opioid receptor-like gives MESTPVEIFKEDNKCLSTLMEDCPVNSSAWVSGYSENRNVTHDDSWEPESMSPIIPIITAVYSVVFVVGLLGNCLVMYVIIRYTKMKTATNIYIFNLALADALVTTTMPFQSTDYLLNTWPFGEVVCKVFISIDYYNMFTSIFTLTMMSVDRYVAVCHPVKALDFRTPIKAKMINVCIWILSSAAGIPAFILGGTQTNSDITECALQFPEPYVYWDTLMKICVFVFAFVVPVLIITVCYSLMVLRLKSVRMLSGSREKDRNLRRITRLVVVVVAVFVVCWTPIHIFILVKALVSVPETTAIMAAYFFCVALGYTNSSLNPVLYAFLDENFKRCFKDFCLSAKLKGEKVSGSKKAPSAVREAALPLENPNGTRKPT, from the exons ATGGAAAGCACTCCGGTTGAGATTTTCAAAGAAGACAATAAGTGCCTCTCCACGCTGATGGAGGACTGTCCGGTGAATTCTTCAGCCTGGGTGTCCGGATACTCAGAGAACCGCAATGTGACCCATGATGATAGCTGGGAACCGGAGAGCATGTCCCCCATCATCCCCATCATCACTGCAGTCTACTCCGTAGTATTTGTGGTCGGCTTGTTGGGGAACTGCCTCGTCATGTATGTGATCATCAG GTACACAAAGATGAAGACGGCCaccaacatttacattttcaatttggCGCTCGCCGACGCCCTCGTCACCACCACGATGCCCTTCCAGAGCACCGACTACCTGCTGAACACATGGCCCTTCGGTGAGGTGGTTTGCAAGGTGTTCATCTCCATCGACTACTACAACATGTTCACCAGCATCTTCACTCTCACCATGATGAGTGTGGATCGCTACGTGGCGGTGTGCCACCCGGTGAAAGCCCTGGACTTCCGCACTCCAATCAAAGCCAAGATGATCAATGTGTGCATCTGGATACTGTCCTCAGCCGCAGGGATACCTGCTTTTATTCTGGGTGGAACCCAGACAAACAGTG ACATAACAGAGTGTGCCTTACAGTTCCCGGAGCCGTACGTCTACTGGGACACACTGATGaagatatgtgtgtttgtgtttgccttCGTCGTGCCTGTGCTCATCATCACCGTGTGCTACTCCCTGATGGTCCTGCGGCTGAAGAGCGTCCGAATGTTGTCCGGCTCACGGGAAAAGGATCGCAACCTGCGCCGCATCACCCGCCTGGTGGTCGTGGTGGTGGCTGTGTTTGTGGTCTGCTGGACGCCCATTCACATCTTCATCCTCGTCAAGGCGCTCGTTAGCGTACCCGAAACCACCGCCATCATGGCCGCCTACTTCTTCTGCGTGGCTCTGGGCTACACCAACAGCAGCCTCAACCCTGTCCTCTATGCCTTCCTGGATGAGAACTTCAAACGCTGCTTCAAAGACTTCTGCCTCTCAGCCAAATTGAAGGGGGAGAAGGTATCGGGGAGCAAGAAGGCTCCCAGCGCTGTGAGGGAGGCCGCGCTTCCCCTGGAGAATCCAAACGGGACTAGAAAGCCGACATGA